CGAGGGGGTGAAACTGCTGAAGCTTCCGCCGGAAGAAAGACAGGGGGAGGCGATCGTCGGGAAAAGTCTGGAAGAGCATGCCCTGTGGGCCTGCACCAACTGCATGGCCTGTCAGGAAGTCTGTCCGGTTTATGTGGAACATGTTCCTAAGATTGTTGAATTGCGTCAGTACAAGGTGCTCACCGAGGCGGAGTTCGCGCCGGAGCTGCAGCTTACCTTCCGGAACATGGAAAACAACTCCAATCCATGGGGAATGGGCTCCCATCTGCGCGGCGACTGGGCGAAGGAAGTGGGGGTAAAGACGCTGGCGGACGATCCCAACGTCGAGTATCTGTACTATGTCGGTTGTGCCGGTTCGTTTGACGATCGCGGGAAGAAAACCGCGACGGCTTTTGCCAAAATCATGCAGACCGCGGGGGTCAGCTTCGGGATTCTGGGAACGGAGGAGGGTTGCTGCGGCGATTCCGCAATGCGCGGCGGGAACGAATATCTGTACCAGAGCCTGGCGCAGGCGAATATCGAGGTGATGAACGGCTACAATGTAAAAAAGATTATCGCCACCTGCCCGCATGGCTACAACATCCTGAAAAAGGAGTATAAAAACTTTGGCGGCAATTTTGAGGTCTTTCACCATACCGAGATCATTGCCGATTTGCTCCATAAAGGTAAAATCACCCTTAAAAAACCGGTTAATAAGCTCTTTGCCTACCACGATTCCTGTTTCCTCGGGCGTTATAACGGGCTCTATGAGCAGCCGCGGGGAATTCTGAAGGCGGTGCCGGGGTTGACGCTGGCGGAGATGGAGAGGAACCGGGAGCGCAGCTTCTGCTGCGGCGCGGGGGGGGGGCGGATGTGGATGGAAGAGGATATCGGCGATCGGATCAACAATATGCGCACAGATCAGGCGATCGCCGCAGGCGTATCCGGCGTGGCGCTGGCCTGCCCCTTCTGCCAGACGATGCTCTCGGACGGGCTAAAGGATCGCAAAAAGGAAGAGGACATTGTGGCGCTCGACATCGCGGAGATTGTCTGGGAGGCGATGGGGCTGGAGAAAAAAGAGCCGCCGGCGGATGTATGCGCGCTGCCGGAGGCATAAACCCCCCTGCCTGGGGCGGGCACAACGAACGATGAAAACGTAGCTTAATGTTCATAAAATATGTACATGCTGGAGGGACGCGCTTAAGTCGCGTCCGGGGTGGTCGTCGGAGGCCCCAAAAACACCACTTAAAAAAACAACCCCCCGGTATGC
The genomic region above belongs to Syntrophales bacterium and contains:
- a CDS encoding heterodisulfide reductase-related iron-sulfur binding cluster, yielding MKVFMPVIIAFLVLFAGLAAAYVKGFRWQHIRLWHLGNDEDRSDQGSVRMKEMLRVMLANGRIGGEAYPGTMHFLIFWGAILLFAGKITRLFSFLTGLTNPPQGIFLFASFVAEIGGLMLIAGGLMAVYRRYILKPERLETKPDNTLILVWGLTLILTGYFVKAYRITAVGAALPPNWLFWAPVSYPLSKIALILPSTPLNELLIWHRTLIHMLPALAIFTFIMFSRTRLQHMFLSPINIYYRSLKPKGALEPITNFEDENAESFGVKELREFNWKQLLDLEACTNCGRCQDVCPAHLSGKPLSPRKMTQDLKAHLWSEGVKLLKLPPEERQGEAIVGKSLEEHALWACTNCMACQEVCPVYVEHVPKIVELRQYKVLTEAEFAPELQLTFRNMENNSNPWGMGSHLRGDWAKEVGVKTLADDPNVEYLYYVGCAGSFDDRGKKTATAFAKIMQTAGVSFGILGTEEGCCGDSAMRGGNEYLYQSLAQANIEVMNGYNVKKIIATCPHGYNILKKEYKNFGGNFEVFHHTEIIADLLHKGKITLKKPVNKLFAYHDSCFLGRYNGLYEQPRGILKAVPGLTLAEMERNRERSFCCGAGGGRMWMEEDIGDRINNMRTDQAIAAGVSGVALACPFCQTMLSDGLKDRKKEEDIVALDIAEIVWEAMGLEKKEPPADVCALPEA